Proteins co-encoded in one Acidobacteriota bacterium genomic window:
- a CDS encoding TSUP family transporter, translating into MDLSLWLIPVLFATGLFAGLVDTIAGGGGLITIPVLLGIGVPPAYALGTNKLQASFGSGSATFHFLRAGAVTWRECALGVVLTFAGSALGTLAVQRLDPDLLRRLIPFLLAAVALYVFVNPEFGRTPTRPRLERLPFYLLAGLGLGFYDGFFGPGTGSFWVVALMLGLGQDMKKATATTKVMNFTSNAASLLFFALGGHVLVAPAVAMAAGQVIGGRLGAKMVLTRGARLVRPALLVMVVVVLAKLVYDAWLKPAVG; encoded by the coding sequence ATGGACCTGTCCCTCTGGCTGATCCCCGTCCTGTTCGCCACCGGCCTCTTCGCCGGCCTGGTGGACACCATCGCCGGGGGTGGCGGCCTCATCACCATCCCCGTTCTGTTGGGCATCGGCGTCCCTCCCGCCTACGCCCTGGGGACCAACAAGCTCCAGGCCTCCTTCGGCTCCGGCAGCGCCACCTTCCACTTCCTGAGGGCCGGCGCCGTCACCTGGAGGGAGTGCGCCCTCGGGGTCGTTCTCACCTTCGCCGGCTCCGCCCTGGGCACCCTCGCCGTCCAGCGCCTCGACCCGGATCTATTGAGGCGCCTCATCCCCTTCCTGCTGGCGGCCGTGGCCCTGTACGTCTTCGTCAACCCCGAATTCGGGCGAACGCCCACCCGGCCCCGCCTGGAGCGCCTGCCCTTCTACCTCCTCGCGGGCCTCGGTCTGGGTTTCTACGACGGGTTCTTCGGCCCCGGCACGGGGTCTTTCTGGGTCGTCGCGCTGATGCTCGGGCTGGGCCAGGACATGAAGAAGGCCACGGCCACCACGAAGGTGATGAACTTCACCAGCAACGCGGCCTCCCTGCTCTTCTTCGCCCTGGGAGGGCACGTCCTCGTCGCCCCCGCCGTCGCCATGGCGGCGGGCCAGGTCATCGGGGGCCGGCTCGGGGCCAAAATGGTCCTCACCCGAGGGGCGCGGCTGGTCCGCCCCGCTCTCCTCGTCATGGTCGTCGTCGTCCTCGCCAAGCTCGTTTACGACGCGTGGCTCAAGCCGGCCGTCGGGTAG